AAAGTGGAATCCTCAACTTTATCGCCAAAGTCGGTTATCTTAGCCTTACGACCTTCGTCGGCGCATTTCTTCACGACCTGTGCCACGGTTCCGTTTATGTTTAGAGTAACTTCAGGGATGTCGATATTTTGTTGCAGATGTAACAGACCCATCTCCAATTCTGTGAGCTTCTTTTCAACCGAGGGTGCCATCTTATCGCCATCGCGATCTGCACGGCCCGATTCCTTGACGTAGCTCTTGAAATACGGTGCAAGAGTTTTGCTGATGAACGAGTGCAACGTCTCATAAGGAGAGCCTTCGGAGAAGTTGATCAGTCGAATTTGAGAGTGAATCGACTTATCTGCTTCGATCACCGATCCCCGTTTGATGCAAACCAACGAAGCCATCCGTTGATTGGTGAAGTGTACATCATTGCTAATGTAGTACGCTACGGCATCTTTCTCCTCTTCGCCTTCTGTTGGCGGCTCATTTTCGTCGTCTGAAACcaaacaaatttggttgattaTTATTATGTTCAACTTTACCCATTATGTTAACATTAAtatatcaagcataatttttcataacgacgtatgtaacaattatgaggattcgagaaatcctttgcagaaagttggcaaaactttttctaaaactgttttaaaactaaatcttttttcaatacttttttccgctggcatccatcattacatgacacgtaataagcgtgcttcacagcaaagctcagttcattcaagttcactgtgaaaaacgataaaattatacatacaccggtatgctacacgtacgtcggtgtacattggtcggttttccatagttgcacgattgacgcaactgcagttttgttttgttttgctttttttgttacataggtcgctctcagttcccatatgttaaagcgacgtatgtaacagtgagacttcaaaaatagaaatttttacatacgtcgattcgcaaaaagatcgaattgaagaattttaagatctgaaatcagtaaaatcgatgcgtattatataaagccgcgtgtgattgtcacgttgtattaaaaaccccgttttgtttacttttgttacatacgtcgtatgtaatattgtagatccagttcaAAACCGAACtaagctctcgcgacaatcgcattttctcccatttccggatgtcgcaactgcatcgcgagtaatGCGCATCTATGTcatagccgtgcgccatcatgcgcactactcgcgatacAGTCGCGACattcggaaatgggagaaaatgcgattgtcacgagagctcagttcggttttcaactggatctacaatatcatCAAATCAAACAGaagcttcaataaaaaaaactagggGACATTTCTATGAActgtactgccgtgaatcgcatatctgtcctatctttgctgggtttcctattcttatgagacaaatatgcgattcacggcagtgtacGAATAAATACAAGtatctgtatttttttttacaaattttaccaAAGAATTGAAAATCAATAAATAGCTGCTCTTGCGAGAGTTCGCCACTTTAATACGTTATAATATAACAAAGGGCTAGTTGTTTCGAGTGGATCGAGAGATGGAAACTGATATTGGGGGAGTGAAATTATGCGTTAATGTTAATTGGATGAAAATGGCAACAAATAGTGTTTGAAAATAGAGCACAAGTGAATAGTTTAATATAGAAAATTATGAGATTTGAAATGTGATTCTGAATCTTAGATAAATTTGCAATAGATTTATACAAAATCATAGAAATCCGTTGACGACGTATTCGCTTCCAAAACCAATCaatttttcgtgacggtcttatATTTACAAATTCCCCTATGCCTATTTCGTATAGAAAACAAAGGCGTAGTCCTAGATCAGAAAAGTATAACATTATTCACAAaaattcttgtttacggacgaatgATACTTTTGAACAAATGCGATTCGTTCGAACCGTTTTTTCATATAATTTTGCTGGCTTAAACAAGAATGAGCAACAACATTCGATCAAATGAGCATTCGAAtgtaaacaagaatatgggtgaAATTTTGTATAGCTTCAAACCTCGGGACAACTTTTTGGTGGATTGCGGTTCTCAAGTGTCTCAAATGGGTGGTAGGGGAatggttcgccacttcatctcatagctcctatttccgtcccatcaaaaacaaaccaaTGGATAGGAATttggtttattatttttatgatttttttcagcagtgagcacgcatgttgacaaaaagaagcgacgaaattgttgccgtatttctttgtttagcaatgagatggatatatgtacagtgagatgaagatcggaacagttcccctattcaattcaaatttttcaaaacctTCAATAAGGCAGGAGGGGAAATTGTGCACAAGATTCTTGTGTGGGCAATTATATACTTCAGTCGATGATTATACAACAAACTTATGAAGGATAATACAATGGCAGCAATCTATCATATTCAATATTCTGCTTTTTTATACTAattgactcagctcgtcgaactgaacaaaataatgtctgtcagtccgtgtgtatgtgtgtgtgagaAAACCCGTTAGCCACTTTTTtgtatagtaattcttaaccgattttttcgcaacaagttgaattAGACGGGAAACAAactctagttgatcactattgaatataatcacgatcggtcattgcgttcaaaagttatgaagaaaatggtgtgttgaaccatataaccttggttggttgattcgctATACAGTTTGCAAGagccataatgtaggcaattatttatgatgtgtaTCGCACTAAGGCGAAACCGAACGactgaatcgagaaaggcatcgtcaccactaggtggattaatattGATTTTTATAATGTACTTgacctccttagtcgtgcggtaagacgcgcggcttcaaagcaaaaccatgctgagggtggctgggttcgattcccggtgccggtctaggcaattttcggattggaaattgtctcgacttccctggcataaaagtatcatcgtgctagcctcatgatatacgaatgcaaaaatggtaacctggcttagaaatctagcagttaataactgtgaaagtgcttaatgaacactaagctgcgaggcggctctgtcccagtgtggggatgtaatgccaataagaagaagaagacttgacCATTATTTACTATATTTATTAGAGTtgtagtagggggaatgacggctttggcaggttttgttctattattggcaggggggttttttatgactgactatgctcaaatttggcctaggcattctttgcatatcaaagaatattgtggccaaatctcataaaatttggtcgacaaaaaccctcctgccaatagaacaaaacctgccaaagccgttttTCCCCCTAGTAAATATAGTTTATAGtgaattcaaaatcaatatcAGTACAAAAGCGAAAACCTTGCCGAGAAAACATCCCTAAAATAAGGCAAgagcggatagaatcgatttttaCCTTTTCATTTTTTGCAAACTTGCCACAATTTCGCAGCATGACTCACACAATACACACCCAAGTGacccaacaacaaaaataacagTAATTCCTACTGGCCGTGCGCCATCTTggcaaagtgaaaaaaatatctttccGTAGACTCACCCTTGAAGCAGGACCGCTGAATGTAGAGGGCTTGCGTTTGCGGATCGCTCAAAAACTTGCGGATGCACTCCTGGTTCGAGGGATCATCGAGAGCAGCATTCAGCGGTACCGGAACGACATCCTCCTCCGGCAGCAGAATAGTCACGGCCTTCCTGATATAATTGGTAAAGCCATCGTAATCCATAATGGCGACCGACTCGGCATCCACCCCGACAGACGGGGGCGGATCACTACCCATACTGCCGACCGTCGCCTCCAGTGAATCTCCCATAGTGAGTACAATGGGAAATCCGTTCCTGAAAATCACAAACTTTGCACAACTTTCTCctaatttttcttaaatttctccAGATGAAACGGTTAGACACGTCTGCACTCGGCAGAAAATTTTCGaaaagtgattgaaatttttgacagttcataCACGGTTAGCTCAAATAAGTCAAAATCAAAtcccaaattttattaaaatttcaagCTCTTGCGAGAAGAAGGGCGTGAGGCGGCATATTTATTTGTCTTTTTAAACGGGTTTCAAAATCTTTTTAAAAATATATCTGAATAAAAATGTCTCGAGGAATGTAACAATAGTATTATTCAACCTCCTGCCAATAGAAGTATTTTATTTCTATCTTTATTAAaaaggctttcagcccttggctggctcacctcaaAAGAGAAATACTGtttgtaacattttttacaGTTAAAGGGACTTAGACAATACATGGTGTCTCTATGAAGgaatagtattttttttatatcagtATCTTAAAAACATGTCGTGTGTTTCATGTCGTgagtaaactaaaatgtttcgGGGATCAAttatagaacaatttttatttttgtcggTGATATTGAACTCTACTTATGCAAGTGTTAATGTCGAGTAGTTATCGAAACAACCGAGAATTATTTGATAACCGTATTGTAAAATGTGACGCTATATTTTACATCGTATATAATACATATTGATGATTCTgaccatttttaaataaaaaatatctatagaaaaatattgccgatttcaccaatttgaagagttatgtgtagattgtgattttgctcgcttctttttctcacacccactctcatttcggattgatcgatttttgttactgaaatttacccaattataacccattactcgttagtcacatgtaagcgtgtacactaaatcgattcccgccatgatttgacgtctatttgttttcagattgagcactcacacacaaatgttatacacggaaaattaaacttttttgagtgtattgagtgtgagaaaaagatgactgtgagaaaaaaaatctcgcaatactcttataaagtgcaaaaagcgcaatattgtgtttttatttattatgcGGGACTGCATTAGCCTTATTTTCATCAGTTTTCACGGTAAACGCTTTAGGCGTGTGGTTGCAAGGAGCTAGACCTACTAGTCTAAGTCTAGCTCATTGGTGTGGTTGTGTATGCACGCAAGAAATCGACGAAATTACTGTCAGATCAGGAAAAATAATCGATCAAAAGATCAGCTGATGACGATGGTGACGACGCCGCCGGCGCCGCGCACATGgtaattgattttgttttgttatcaCATTCGTAAACGTGGGCGgtgtttgttttgttgttttcacaTTAGTGACAGTAGAGTTTTCCGTGGTCTGGGGTGTTAATTCATACGTTAGATTGTGTAATTATTTTTCGGCTTAAATTTAAACGCGTTGCATTAAATACGATTTTACGAAAACATGAGACTGGTTCAATTGAAGGCATTTAAAACCCTCCAGCAGAAGTTTTCTGCTGGATATTGTAATAAATGGCGCCGCCGAATGTGTTCGATAGCCGGATCCAATTTGCTGGTGGGTATCATTCGATTGAAACGAATGATCTATATTCTCTACCTACTGTACATATCTATTTTACAGGAAAACAGAGACCTCACATCCGATATGAAGCTGGAGATTGAGCAAAAGTGGCGCAACAATTTGGGCGATTATCGGTTCGATCCTGCAAGTGGTAAACCCAAAAAATATGTGCTTGCAATGTTTCCGTATCCGTCGGGGAATCTGCACATGGGCCACGTTAGGGTTTACACTATCAGCGATGCAATGGCCCGCTATTACCGACTGAACGGGGCCAATGTACTACATCCAATGGGGTGGGACGCATTCGGACTGCCGGCAGAGAATGCTGCTATGCAGCGGAAGATTCCGGCGGATAAGTGGACAAAACAGAATATTGCCCAGATGCGAGAACAGTTGGAAAAGTTGCAATTTAGTTTCGATTGGGAACGAGAATTTGCGACGTGTGATCCGGAGTATTATCGGTGGACGCAGAAGTTGTTCCTGATGTTATATGAAGATGGGTTGGCATATCAGAAAGAGGCCCAGGTCAACTGGGATCCCATTGATGAGACAGTTCTGGCCGATGAGCAGGTAGATGACAACGGATGTTCTTGGAGGTCTGGAGCTAAAGTGGAGAAGAAGGTTCTGAGGCAGTGGTTTATTAAAACCACGAGGTTTGCCAAAGCATTGTACGATGGTTTGGCTGATCCTACGCTAGAGGATTGGAAAGACATAACAAAACTTCAAAAACATTGGATTGGTGAGTGCGATGGATATAATTTTGAGCTTAAAATCGTTGGTGAAAAAAAGACTATCCCTGTTTGGACTAAATATCCGGAACAACTAAAGGAAGCACTTTTTGTGGCTGTGCGTCCCACCAGCATCTGGAATCATTATAAAACGGATGAGGGAAAGCTTGATTTAAATGTCGAGAACCCTCTTTTGGGACACAATTTGCCTGTTATTGTAACAGAGAAAGTCAATTATCCGGACGGAAACGATTGTTATCTGGGAGTAGCATCAGTGGAAGCAGATTGCCAGCTTGCGTTGCACTATCAGTTACCGTTAGATGTACAACCTCAGAGCAATAATGAAGACTTCCGTGGAGACATTTTAGATCAagcatttaaattgaaaatgggTGGATATCCTGTTAGTTCGAAATTACGGGATTGGCTAATTTCAAGACAAAGGTTTTGGGGAACACCCATTCCAATTATTCATTGTGAAAGTTGCGGAccagttcctgttccagttgCCGATCTACCCGTTAAGCTACCTCTAGACTCTGTAGGCCTCCCACTGCCTGAGAACGAACAATGGCTTAAAACAGCTTGTCCAAAGTGCCACTCGCCTGAAGCACGAAGAGAAACCGACACGATGGACACATTTGTGGACAGCTCATGGTACTTCTTACGCTTCCTTGACACCAAGAATCCTTCGGAGCTTGTAGATCCTGACCTGTCCCGTCGAATGATGCCGGTAGATTTGTACGTCGGCGGAAAAGAACATGCCGTTTTGCACATGTATTATGCCAGGTTCATGAACCACTATTTGCACAGTAAGGGATTTGTTTCCACACCGGAACCATTTAAACGCCTGCTAGTACAGGGGATGGTTATGGGGCGATCATATCGACTAAAGGGCAGTGGCAAATATCTCCCTGCCGACGAAGTGGAAGTACTTGAcgagaagaaaaataaagccATCGAGAAAGCAACTGGATCACAGGTGGTAACGTTGTGGGAAAAGATGTCCAAATCCAAATTGAACGGTGTGGATCCGTTGGAGGTTCTGAAGCAGCATGGGTGTGATACATTACGGATGATATTGTTAGGAGATGTGGCGCCCACTTCACATCGCAATTGGTCCGAAGCAAGTATGTTGCTAAAACCATAATAAAACTTTAAACTACATTCGATCGTTTTTCTTCCAGCTTTTCCCGGAATACTAAACTGGCAAAAGCGCATTTGGATGACCATGCATGACTACCGATTATATCGATCAGCCATCCAATTGGCGCAAGCTCCACCGGATACAGAAGAGTTCCGCCAGCAGGACCGCAAGCTGTGGGATGCGAGAAACTATTTCTCCGCTGGTGCAACTTTCAACTATAAATTCTCCCATCAGCTCAGCGTGGGCATTTCCAAAATGCAAGGCCTCACTAATGCAATTCGACGCTCTGCACCGGAAGTCGTAGCGTTTAGCGAGCAGTATGAGCGGGCGATAGCCGCACAAATTATAATGCTGGCACCGATGGCACCGCATTTTGCGTCCGAACTGTGGGAGCAATTTCAGGCACTGCCTCACAGGTTGAACATCAGTTCGGATGAAATCCAGTGGGATCGAGGGGTGTTTGAGCAAAACTGGCCCGTAGTAGATGAAGATTATCCTTTGGATTTAACATTTAAGGTTAGTATAATTAAGCATAGTTGATTGCATAGGATTTTGAGCTTTTACAAATATTATTATCACTCCCAGGTCAATGGATTTGAGTGCTGCATACTCAAAATTCCTGTAAAGGATCTCAACCAGCTGACACACCAGCAATCACTGGATCTTGCCTTTGGCCAAGACGCGGTCTTGAGTTACATAGGTCAGCGTAAGGTTCGCAACACTGACTTCGTGCTCTATCCTGGATGCGATGCCATCTTGAGTATAACTTTAAATCAATTATCTAAGGAAGATAAGGAGCAGTTGAAAACACAAATTGGTGATGTGAAAGCGAAATCCAAAAATGACAAGAAGAGAAGCAAAAAGCAAAAGGAAGTATGTAGTTAAGCAGTGAGCTGGAGCGTGGCGgctaaatttaatttcaaaatgtaatcAGCCTTCTGTTTCACGGTTTTAATGCTCCGAAACTCTGTTAGTGATAAGAATAAGGTCAAAAAGTTTAATGAATTGCAATGCTGCATGCGGAAAGCCATCACAATTTACTGGTTTCTTGCATTAACATTAGTAGGTGTTAGGCTCTCGCCGATATTTCCCACGAACACGACCGCCAAACTGGACTAATTCAACTGGgcaatgtaaaacaaattgttttttcgacaaaacttttcgtaaaatttttttcattacaatcgcaCTACCTCTCAATCCGCAAAAATAACAATGTTCATATGGCTCAGATTCTGGCAGCTCTCAatgctcaagatggccgctttcgcatatctctgaatgtaggattcCTATAGTCTGAACCATTTTCCTGTATTCTTGGCGGTATAACGTTTCGTATAATATTGCGGTTTACAATTTTTCGTTGTACCGTTTTGTTTAGATTCATACTTCTTTAACGTTTCGCCCAGTGTTTTTTTGCTACCGGAGAGAATGCTTTTACGCACGACCCAGCACACGTGCTAAGTAGTTGCAAAGCTACACGGgggtgtactggagtgtcgggcTCGACCAATGACATGTAATACCGACTACACTCCCCTTGGGCTCCGCCAtaatttcccccaggaactgcgtcccagcattacttctggggaaTAGGCAGTACCGGCAGTACTTATTGTATTCGCTCATTCACACTCAGACAGGCACTCATTCCGTGAAGCACAAGAAGTCTGGACTGCCATCGTAAATGACGTTCAATGGAGTAACAGCTGCTACCACcccactatggggcggctccatacaagtaggtggccgaaaatatttttatttcatttcagcaaTATTTCACACTCATATCGTAGATTAATGTTTAAAATATGTGAAATAGTTGTTTTGCATGTATGTCATTATTGCTTCTAAGGACTCCAAACTTCCTGGAATACCGCCCTTTAATCTCCATGGAATATATCCATGCTATTTACGAACGTAACATGTACATTGTATACAGTAGTCtataaatatgtattttataGAAGCACAGACTTGTAGAGTTCGAACAAGAAAATTGTATATtgtttttgagtgtattgaattTTACATATGTTCTAAGTTGCCCAAAGACTCCGCGGAATACAGGCCTTTGCATCTACAAGCGCaacacttacttacttatgggtcctgtacaccacCGGTGGTGCAAAGGTCCGACTtggaagatctccatcctgagcgttgcccggctatcactttaacctgttgccaggttagatttcggtcgacttcttttatttctttattgaggcttcgccgccatgagcctctggctctgcctctgctgcgatgtcccgctgggttccagtctaatgcttgtttacagatttcgtttccgcccctacgtagagtgtggccgacccagccccacttccgatcccgaatttctgttgctatcggcctctggtgtcaacgacgatggagttcgttgtttgagatccagttgtgaagccaccaggcccgaattatataccgcaggcatctgttaatgaacacctgcagccgttgagtgttctccactgatacacaccatgtttcgctagcgtataacagcacagattttacgttagagttgaaaattcgtattttggtgcgttcacttatctg
The nucleotide sequence above comes from Armigeres subalbatus isolate Guangzhou_Male chromosome 3, GZ_Asu_2, whole genome shotgun sequence. Encoded proteins:
- the LOC134228120 gene encoding leucine--tRNA ligase, mitochondrial produces the protein MRLVQLKAFKTLQQKFSAGYCNKWRRRMCSIAGSNLLENRDLTSDMKLEIEQKWRNNLGDYRFDPASGKPKKYVLAMFPYPSGNLHMGHVRVYTISDAMARYYRLNGANVLHPMGWDAFGLPAENAAMQRKIPADKWTKQNIAQMREQLEKLQFSFDWEREFATCDPEYYRWTQKLFLMLYEDGLAYQKEAQVNWDPIDETVLADEQVDDNGCSWRSGAKVEKKVLRQWFIKTTRFAKALYDGLADPTLEDWKDITKLQKHWIGECDGYNFELKIVGEKKTIPVWTKYPEQLKEALFVAVRPTSIWNHYKTDEGKLDLNVENPLLGHNLPVIVTEKVNYPDGNDCYLGVASVEADCQLALHYQLPLDVQPQSNNEDFRGDILDQAFKLKMGGYPVSSKLRDWLISRQRFWGTPIPIIHCESCGPVPVPVADLPVKLPLDSVGLPLPENEQWLKTACPKCHSPEARRETDTMDTFVDSSWYFLRFLDTKNPSELVDPDLSRRMMPVDLYVGGKEHAVLHMYYARFMNHYLHSKGFVSTPEPFKRLLVQGMVMGRSYRLKGSGKYLPADEVEVLDEKKNKAIEKATGSQVVTLWEKMSKSKLNGVDPLEVLKQHGCDTLRMILLGDVAPTSHRNWSEATFPGILNWQKRIWMTMHDYRLYRSAIQLAQAPPDTEEFRQQDRKLWDARNYFSAGATFNYKFSHQLSVGISKMQGLTNAIRRSAPEVVAFSEQYERAIAAQIIMLAPMAPHFASELWEQFQALPHRLNISSDEIQWDRGVFEQNWPVVDEDYPLDLTFKVNGFECCILKIPVKDLNQLTHQQSLDLAFGQDAVLSYIGQRKVRNTDFVLYPGCDAILSITLNQLSKEDKEQLKTQIGDVKAKSKNDKKRSKKQKEVCS